ATTTTCATTTAGATTCTCCTAAATCTTGGTTTGAATTTAGGGGAACACGGACAGGAAATAGGTTTATCCAAGTCAGAAGACGAGAAATCTTAAAATCTATAAATAGATATGTAAGTAGTGTTTTTTCCATACGGGTGCCCCGAGTTTACCTTCGGGGCCCCTTTACAGTATATGTTGATACAAATACCGTAAGTGTGCAAAGTTCCCAATCCACGAGAAAACATTGCGGGGAAGATCTGGCTTATCACCTAATACAGCTTATACTATATTTGGTGCATCACAGTTGCGGGTCAGCACAGGAATTTCACCTGTTTCCTCCCTGAAGGTAATGCCAGAGTTCCAAACACGATATTATTTGTCAATTCAATTAGTTTATCTTTGTTTTGTCTGATAGAGACTTCAGGAATGAAACGATCAATTCAATTTCTGAATCATTGATTGTACGGTTCAGATTGTACTGATTCATTCGCCTTACTGCCTCTTTCAATGAAGGAACGCTTCCATCATGAAAATAGGGCGGAGTCAGTGCAACATTACGTAACGGAGGAACTTTAAAGTAAAAATCATCCGCAGGGTTTCCGGTAAACTCTGACCTACCAAAATCATTCGGGTTGTAAGAATACTTTGAATCTAACTTTGAAAATTGGGATCCCCCCAGTAGATTTTTGGTATGACAGTTGTTACATCCAACATCTAAAAATATTCTTAGTCCCTCTATTTCATAGTTTTCAAGTGCCCGTACATTGGATTCAACGAAATCATCGAATCGAGATTTTGAAACAAGAGATCTTTCAAAAGCAACCAAGGCAAGACGAATGGAATGAATGCTCGGACTTGGAGATTCCGGAAAAGCATTTGCAAAAAAAGAAGTATAGCTTGGGTCGTTTTGGATTCGTGTCAGCAATTCTGTATCGGAAGGTAAAGACATTTCCAATGGATTAATAAATGGATCAATAGCTTGGTTGTATAATGT
This genomic stretch from Leptospira meyeri harbors:
- a CDS encoding cytochrome-c peroxidase; this translates as MSLSPSQNHRKQIRDKSNFLIFFILHITLISCKFQLQTNSQKDSIINLFLIDLLSNQLSATELQGVVRKKIGTLPNFIPGSESDSMEKIALGNKLFRDNKLSSNHVQSCLTCHPLDGNAAGMDRQSTSRGTFGQIGKRNTPTILNVGFLPFLFWDGRRDTLYNQAIDPFINPLEMSLPSDTELLTRIQNDPSYTSFFANAFPESPSPSIHSIRLALVAFERSLVSKSRFDDFVESNVRALENYEIEGLRIFLDVGCNNCHTKNLLGGSQFSKLDSKYSYNPNDFGRSEFTGNPADDFYFKVPPLRNVALTPPYFHDGSVPSLKEAVRRMNQYNLNRTINDSEIELIVSFLKSLSDKTKIN